The Cydia amplana chromosome 10, ilCydAmpl1.1, whole genome shotgun sequence DNA window cgctatcgctttacaagagcgAATAAAATCACCGTACACTGTCTGGTACTAACCGTACACTTTCAATCGTATTACCTTGCTCCTACGACCTTGATACTGCCGAAATAGTCCCGCTGGGCTGAAGctataattttaaaagaatgaatgaataataaCAAACACTAAAATTGGCCTGGGTTTCTTTGAGGTGTCTCATGttggtattattattattcatttatttttcaaacgtGTGACATTAATATGTcaaatatcgataaactatcagAAGTCACTAGCACCTAGTTCGTGCTAGAAAAAGTGGCGATATCACACGTATTTCACATTTAGCCATTAGCATAAGGCATCGTTCACGTGCAAAGATGTCCGAAGATATCAGTGTAAGCCAGTGTAAGGCGTACGTGTCAGTCCGCTAATCGGAAATGGAAtatatacctttattttattcctatGTTATTACAGTTAGGTAGGTTTACCacaatatatatgtaataactaCTTACCACTCATAAGttcttgttgctaggcctacacgaataaagtatattttgacctTTGACTTTGCTCTACGACATAATTACttaaaaatagtatgattcttGTACTCTTAAAAATCTAAAGGTGACATCCGGTTGCCGACTGCAGCAGTGTTGCTCCTGCAGAggtccaggcggcctagccaaggtgacaatcgcttgcgctttgtCATCGAAGCGCTATGTGTCtcactatcactcttccatattagtgtgacagtgacatttgcgtttcgttcgctacggagatTTAGCGgatggcatgttgtctacggggcctgtggggctaccgcgaaaaccgcaattcgcaaattgtgcagatctttctcttttagtccaatgaaagcgtaattagagtgacagagaaaaatgcccataatttgcgaacttcgtaTTTCGTGGTAATATCCGGTGTAGCGGTGCAGCACGGGGAAATggacgttgttttttttttagtatagaCCAGGTATGGCAAGAGATTACCGTcgtccatggacacctgcaaaacctgagggttgtaagtgcgtcatttaaatgggtacctactatttatagttgctcaaaccaatttgtcagtagataagaaccaaaaaaacgatactcatccttttcttttgggtgctagagtactagtgtaagacaaagatagtatgattctctctatctatgtttgaaatgaggcagtcatttgacaaactatagtaattaataagtttaaaacttCCGCAAAATAAAACTTCATACttatcaaaattaaatctcattACAAATAAGTTTTCGGTCGCTTAAAACTTGCCgcattactgccgcgattatgacgttcaaTCCGTCACGTCACTTGAGAGTTTGAGAGTAGGGAATGCTCCGGTAccgagtttgtatggcgagaaccgtgaattcccggttccggtactacttatagaaaaccagtacctaaTACCGGTAGCAGTCCCTACTTGAGAGACACAGCGCCCGCGTCAaggccgcaacagtaatgccgCAACTCTAGTGCCAGTTGAAATCCGAATGCCACCTTTAATAGTCACAGAACAAATTTACTAAATCATGCGTATAATTTTCTCGGTTCCGCTATCGTCACCCGAAAATTCAAGGTGCTTTATTGTTTCACATTgtaacagaaaatttacatactCGTAACTGTACCCTCACCATGAGTTATACGTGGCTTTAAACGCTAGCGTCAACTTAAACACTGTTTCTCACTTGCACCAATGTGAAttagtttacgcagtcgctggcgaatatgtcagtgtcaaactcgtgATAAGGATACTGGTATGTAGTTGATGCTACTTTTGAACACACTTTTGCATCCTGATGAGCTGAAACACGCtctatgaataaaaatatgaaagaaCATTTTTATATTTCCCTCTTACTTAATACAGTGTAGGTAAAAGTCCAGTTGTGTCTTCAATTTGGTTTGGCTGATTCCACAATGTCCGTTGACAAAAGAAGTTTGAATCTAGACCGTATTCTAGTAGAAGAAGTTGGACAATGGGGAAGATTCCAGTTGAAAGCCGTTGTGTTATGTGCCTTGGTGATTATAATGGGGGCACTCCAGTGTTATGCTTATTTGTTCATTCTTGTCAAAGTCAAAACGAGGTAAGCTGAAAGATAATACTTatttgtttcactcgggggcaaagttgatgttgtttaaccgctcgtgctaatattgtaACTCGAgaattgcgagggtttcaaagcacaagtgttaaacaaaatttgccctcgagtgaaacacaaaatttttcaccacaccaacccgaagaaaatattaaatgtctgtaagatatcaaacaagaTCAAACCAAATCACATCCAAATGcacgttattaaatatttatcattcaaaaacatcatttaaaagtcaattctaccagcaaacataagaaaacaactcgaaatttgaatttgattgacctactttgcctcacatatgCAACTTTGCTATTCGTTTTTGAATAATCAAGAGAGCCAGTTGGTGTACTGAAAATATATTGGTTTAAGCAGTGGTCGTCTTGGCTAGCCCCCTGGACTGTTCAACTAGACTGGACATATTAAGTGCCAATAAGGAGGTTTGAAGCGGTCTGTTTGTGTCGATTTAATGTAAAAACTGACTTCAGGTGCGTAATTCCGGAATGTGAGAACAGTTCCACGGCCACCTTCGCTCCACCGTGGATCCTGGACGCAGTGCCATCGTCAGGTGACTTTCTGGACAACTGTCACCGTTTTACGTCAAGAAATATAGCAGGGAATATTTCTGACTGTCCAGCAAAATTGTTTGACACCAACTCGACTGTACAATGCGAGGAATATGTTTATGAGCATAAAAACTCCGCTTTTTAtgaggtatttttaatttatacgctTGTTTTGATTGTTTTCAATACAATTTAACAAAATCTTAGAAGAGAGAAACTTTGCCTTGGTTTAAAAGTTAGCTTGCATAAACGGAAGGCAAAACTAAAGCAGTGTAAAAACTTATAAAGCAATGGGAAAAACTTTGAACTCCTTTTTTTATGAGATTTGGAAGCCGATACTAATTTTGTTCGGTCAGAGATCTTGGAAAATCAACAGACAAAAAAGCAAAGAGTAAAAATAGGTGGTTTTAGAGAATAATATTAGAAAGTGTATGTAGTCGGCAGCTTTACTACTGCAGTAAAGCGGCGTGGAATTGCCGTCAAAATTTCGGGCAGTAACAttgattttaatatttactgcggcagtaatgctggtgcacCATGGTGGTCAGAACCCGAACGGtacctttttttatttattttttatttatatattataatcttAGAACACCTATTATAGTTTAATCTGGCTTGTGACGACTTCCTTCCGACCCTGATCATGGTGATCTACCTGCCCATAACCGGCTTCTTTCCCGACCGATATGGCCTATATATTGGGAGCTTGACTTATTTTGCGACCTCCTACACCACACTAGCTACACCTCTCAGTCATTTCTGGCCGATCTTTTTAGATCATGTTACCTACTTTTCCTTTATAAACTTAAATCACCTATTGCAGTTCAACCTAGCGTGCGACGACTTCCTCCCGACCCTGGTGGGCTCCGCTAACACCCTGGGCATGATGATCTGCCTGCCCATCACCGGGTTCGTCTCCGACCGCTATGGCCGCCGGCTGGCGCTGGCGCTGACCAACTTCAATCTAGCTTGGATTGGGAGCTTGACTTATTTTGCGGGCTCGTACACAAGCTACATTTCTCTGTCATTTCTGACCAATCTTTTTGGATCTTGTTATTTCTCCTGCGCTTATATTTTAGGTAAGCTGTgctaaaatgtacctatatatctacTCTAGCCAATTATTTGCATTTGTTTGTATTATTTCTTGTATTGTGTTATTTGTTTCTGTTGTTGTTATCAAGGGGAGTCCAGGAGACTTGTCTAGATGGTACTGGTGGGCAACTGAAACCATTAAATGTGGGTATAATAAAGAGCAAAAAcaggaatttttattttttggtaaGTATGTACGTGTCATGTCATAGTCATAGGTATCGTTAGGTAATATGGGAGTGctgaatttgtttatttttataaataaaatggttCGTTGGCTGTACTTGCCTTACATTGAATTATTCTAATAAAGTATATGATTGCAGCCTTGGAATATGTTGGACCCAAATACCGAGTAGTAATCGGTAGCAGCATGAGCACATGCCTCGCTATAGGGAAGACGATATTGGGCCCGATAGCCTGGATGGAACCTTACTGGAGGCATCTCATCCTCATCATCTACTTACCTCTATTCGTGTTCGTGATTTATTTCTGGATTGCGCCAGAATCAGTCCGCTGGCTGATAAGCAAAGGCCGTTATCAAGAAGCCCTGGATATCTTGAAGGAAGCTGCTGAAATAAACGGAAGATCTCTGAGAGAAAAGACTATAAATGATTTCAAGGGCGTAAAAGATTTTGAGACGAAAAGAGAAGATATTACAGAACCGTGGTTGATTTGTCTGGTCTTCAAACATAAGCCAATATTATTACGTTGTGTAGTTGCACCAATATGGTGGATCTCATCGATTTTAATGTATTACGGCTTAACGATATGTTCCATAGGGATATCTGGAAATAAATATCTTAATTATTCTGCTACGATTGCCGTCGAAATCCCGGGTTATTGGATCGCTGTTTTGCTTCTGGATAGAATTGGGAGGAAGACTGTGTTAGTGACAGGATTTTGGATAACTGGAGCCTGTCAAGttgcttttatatttatatctaaaggTGAGTTTGTCTCTCGTTAGAATTGTAATTGCAGTTTGGTATTGGAATACACATTAAATATGTTGGTGATttctttatacatattttaaaaccaATAAAATGGTTAATGTAGTGTGTGTTGTTCTATggtttattactttatttttgcCAGTGACATAGAAGTACATAACGTGAGATGTAGACTGTAGACAGACTGCAGACGACATTCTACCCTTTTATCCAGGATTGGTGTTTAATTTTAGGAAATTATTGGCTGTCCTTGTCAGTGTATCTGATCGGCAAGATGTGTATCGCCGGCGTGGCGTCGGCCCTCTACGTGTACACCGCCGAACTGTTCCCAACGCGCTACAGATCCAGTCTGCTGTCTTATTGCTCTATGATCGGACGGGTTGGTGGAATTCTAGCGCCGCTCATGCCAGGCTTGGTAAGTGCCAAAACACAGCACATCGATTGATTGTGTGTGTGCATTGCGGGGAGTGCTATTTTGTCGCCTAAAGGATAGATTTGGATTGAGACTACGCTAGCGTTCCCATTGCAATAGCACTGCATCAGCAACGTAACCTTAAGGTTACATTGCATTTACGGTGTAATGCTGCATGGACAGCACCGCAATTTGCCAAGGAAGACGACCACGAGAACTCATTCTTCCCGCTGCAGCAGTAGCACATGTGCAATCGCCATCTAAATGTCGCCTTGAATCAAAATTTCTTAACTTGACATTGGCAATTCATAAAGAATGCGCTCCCTTGGGTTTGGTGTGTAGTCTGCCAACTCGTGGCCCAAATTGTAAACTTAAGCACAACAAATGTCACTTAGCGCTAATAAAAAGGGGGATAGAAGAATCACATAGAAGGAGAGGGGAACCACTTTGCTCATTCGTTCGTCTATTTGCCTCTCTtttactcttgcatattcgattTTCGATTTTGCGGCACCGCAGTGTCCTCTGCAGTTCACGCACGTTCCCGTtagaaaatgtcaaaagtaTAATGTGCTCTAGGCCGGTGAGTCTGCGGATTGCCCGAATCCGCTCAATCTGATTATGCAAGATATGGGCGCACTTTGGTATTGACTGTGTGATGTGTTGTTGGGATTCTTTCAGGCGGCGGTAGTGTGGCTGCACCTCCCGTTCCTGGTGTTCGGCGTTCTGGCGCTGGTGTCCGGCCTGCTGGTGCTGCTGGCGCCGGAGACCCTCGGCGCACCCCTGCCCGACTCCATGGAGGAGGCTGCGGAACTTGGCAAGGAGGCTCCTACGGTTATGCAGCACTTGAGGACTCTTGTGTTTAGAAGCAAAAGTTATACTATTCGATAAGTAGTTAAAGAACTAGTGCTTACGACCAAGTggaaattttgattttttattggTAACTTGGCTAATTCTTAACATTCATCTCATGTCGAATAGGTAATGAAGTCCATGGAAGCCTAAGACAGGCAGTCACCTAgattaatatatatgtatgtaatttgAAAAATCTGTGTCTAATGTTTTTTACTTTAAGCAAAAATTACATCCCTACTGCCATAAGTAATTCTGTCTGTCTTGTCTGTCTGTTAGATATGAAATTTgttatggagatagtttgaaccCTGAGGATTGGCATAGGATATTTTTTGCAGACGAAGTTgcaggcagaagctagtatttCTATAAATACCATAATTGTGGTACACACTAATCCCACATATGCAACCTAtaatgcaatgcattatgataatctgaaccctgaaatttgtatgcttagaaacatacttgtcatgcgttgcgtatgacaagtatgcaatgcattgcatacgttgcgtgcgtgggataagtgtgtccctACCTCCCTTGCTTTAAACAGTATCCAGCAAGGAACTTTCCCATAAATCAcataaaatgataaataaacCGGTTTCCGATAGTGTAACCCTGTACGTAATGAGTTTAATGATAAACTTTTAACCCGCTGCGATTAGGAATACGAGTCTACGCACTGTAAATAGGTCGAGCCGAAGACTAAACATCatatatattaatatgtatttaataataatatgttattcGATACAGGAGATTAAGTATATTAGATCAAAAATACgcttacaaagatttttattcTTACTTGCACgtcttttacaaaaaaaataaattaaaacaacaatcatttaactaaaacaaatCGTAATTTTTCTTTAGTTTTGATACACAAACGTTTTTACCAATTATTAGATAATAAAATGCCGCAGTAAAAAAATGTTGACGTATTTTTTGGGCACCGCCACCGTTACACTTCCAACAGAAAATTCAAGGTTCTATCCTACCCTACTAATATGGAAAAAAGCCGTAATAGCCATTGGAATGCCAGTTTGAATTTGAAACTTATTGCCCaggaataaaatatgtaatggAATGCGTTTTCTAATGGCTGTTAAGTCGGGTATGCACAGCACATGTGTACTTAATAAGGCTATTGATACATGTTGCATTTTATAACATAATCTAGTTAAAACAGCGTTATCTGCCGTCGCAATTTTATTTGCGATATGATAAAAaagaatgtatgtaatgtatactttgttttttttttacttttttttgggatcatttttttgataggcttgcgtggggatatagatccaacacgtagagaccctttggagagctttaatgtcatgtagaacgcctggtgggacccgtttacaggtgcaacaatagtcacccatgaaccggtctcagcaggcattgggactattgtagaaaaaagtgaacagaataccggtctatggattgaagtttgggtggactatgagactgggctattgtaaagacacctgccataacaaggtttacacaagttatcgaggcaggtggtgacttgccGTGCATTAGATAggcccctgaaactgccgtcgcgaagacgaccaggggcaacatcggtgtgagcggctcaggggtgtcgagaggtgtgcgccgctttctacccagtggctgttaacatccactgtgccaactcgcgtcttatgcatctttcacttccacccctggagcatatagctctaacgactcctctctggacggccaatgaaggcaagccagagccgagagtcctgcgggtcctcTTGGagtccactccgaccgacgaagacacgccggagacggagaccctgaccgactctctggagcactcgggtccgtggggtcgttactccccagtattatatatgtatgtattagtatgtatacttattattaattacttaataattaattatagggATTTAAGCATTTGCCACCGACTCTTAGTACTTACACTTCACTTTTTCATCGCGAAAAACGATGTCCAGTGAGATGATTAATTAAGGTTTATAATACTGCATGTTATTACCCATAACTCTAACTAATCATTTCAACTTTAAATGAAAAATTTACGACGTCTCGTCTGCTTGTCAGGAAGTTATTTCTAATATTTACAGTTAGGCATTACCTACTTTCACTATACAAATACAATCATGTTATTTACATAGCTGTTATATCATAGTTTTATAAGTTAATTGTATAAAGATTAACTACGCCGAATGACGTGTTagtttattaacattattttgtcattaaCAATTGCAAACTGATAACTGTAACACGCGCCGACATACATAGTTaactattgtttttaatattaattaatgtaaCAAATCTGTGTGTGTataaaattgtgtttaaaaggTCCTATGCGaccaaattaatataattattataaatgtgtgtGGAGGTCAAAATTCGTGGGTTTAAAATTTGTGCTAGAGCATAAAAAACCGTTCTCCAAAAAAATCAGAAATATGACTTAAAAATCCTCCTTATCATCACAGACAAGAGGATTAATAATAAAAGATTCAACATCAAAATAATTGATAATTtacgatttatttattatttaacaacgATTAATGTGTCGAATGTGTAATAACAAAAAGTTACAAAACTGTCTTCAGGATCCATTTAGATCAAATTCAAAAGACTCGACAATCGACATAATTGATATCTTTTGATATTTGGTCATACTAACGAGGTCTTTTCAAGATGGCTGAAGATAAAAGAATGAATCTAGATCGGATCCTAGTTGAAGAGGTGGGGCAATGGGGAAGGTTCCAGTTCAAGGCCGTGGTGCTATGTGCATTAGTGGCCATAATGGGTGGATTGCAGTGCTATGTGTATCTATTTACTGTTTTGAAGGTCAAAACAAGGTAAGTTGTTTGAGAAcaagattttaaataaaaagcaaTTAACGAAATTCAAAATAGAAAAACAAAACTGTATTtttctgaatatttttttttttacaaataaatttatatatttgagatttttcccTATCGAtgtgtaagacgatattacttgccaaatttcatagttctaggtcaacgggaagtatCGTATAAATGTTGATTCCCTTGAGTGtcaaaatatacgttttttgcggtataaacggccgtatctttttttacatgtacttaaaagtttgattttttcacagcttcaaagGACTGTAGACTTGagtatatggttttaatttcaactcgatacctccacgcgtacc harbors:
- the LOC134651720 gene encoding solute carrier family 22 member 6-like, encoding MSTCLAIGKTILGPIAWMEPYWRHLILIIYLPLFVFVIYFWIAPESVRWLISKGRYQEALDILKEAAEINGRSLREKTINDFKGDWCLILGNYWLSLSVYLIGKMCIAGVASALYVYTAELFPTRYRSSLLSYCSMIGRVGGILAPLMPGLAAVVWLHLPFLVFGVLALVSGLLVLLAPETLGAPLPDSMEEAAELGKEAPTVMQHLRTLVFRSKSYTIR